In Hemibagrus wyckioides isolate EC202008001 linkage group LG21, SWU_Hwy_1.0, whole genome shotgun sequence, the following proteins share a genomic window:
- the nbl1 gene encoding neuroblastoma suppressor of tumorigenicity 1 translates to MLLIGCVLLAVCSAAPPAHINRLALFPDKSAWCEAKNITQIVGHTGCVSQSIQNRACLGQCFSYSVPNTFPQSTESLVHCDSCMPAQTQWEVVSLRLLYDYTLIGQKVTLECPGSVETPRVEKLVERILHCSCQSCGKELGQEGALLQLYSPENTLDPDTHNTHTDPQNTHLHADTHNSHAPAHGDTHTQGESNTHTHTAEGG, encoded by the exons atgctgctgattggctgtgtCCTGTTGGCTGTGTGTTCCGCAGCGCCGCCTGCACACATCAACCGCCTGGCGCTGTTCCCTGATAAGAGCGCCTGGTGTGAGGCCAAGAACATCACACAGATAGTGGGGCACACggggtgtgtgtctcagtccaTCCAAAACAG agcgtGTTTGGGACAGTGTTTCAGTTACAGTGTACCCAACACATTCCCTCAGTCCACTGAATCTCTGGTGCACTGTGACTCGTGCATGCCTGCGCAGACGCAGTGGGAGGTGGTGAGTCTGCGCCTGCTTTATGACtacactctgattggtcagaag gtgacTCTGGAGTGTCCCGGCAGTGTGGAGACTCCGCGGGTGGAGAAGTTGGTGGAGAGGATTCTGCACTGCAGCTGTCAGTCGTGTGGTAAGGAGCTTGGACAGGAGGGGGCGCTGCTGCAGCTCTACAGCCCCGAGAACACACTCGACCCcgacacgcacaacacacacaccgacccgcaaaacacacacctgcacgctgacacacacaactCGCACGCGCCTGCacacggagacacacacacgcaaggcgagtccaacacacacacacacacagccgagGGAGGATGA
- the LOC131342259 gene encoding transmembrane protein 88 codes for MCGVDVDLDDDGMQDECEAEEVTHDVVRLLAPPPAECDGEAWGSRRGRGVCVLCGLMLALWNAGVGVACVTLLCVVFTLVLTPPTLLLYTGFLCHTRVLASPSPLCSYLDDNSCSALIILGFVMMSPLVVVAAATFCSLLRRFHILQLFQPISTAQYRGQGFTWRRDVHAWV; via the exons aTGTGTGGTGTGGACGTGGATCTGGACGATGATGGTATGCAGGACGAGTGTGAGGCAGAGGAAGTTACCCACGATGTTGTGCGGTTGTTGGCCCCGCCTCCTGCAGAGTGTGATGGGGAGGCGTGGGGGTCACGGCGGggtcgtggtgtgtgtgtgctgtgtggccTGATGCTGGCTCTGTGGAATGCgggagtgggcgtggcctgtgtgacGCTGCTGTGTGTCGTGTTCACACTGGTGTTAACACCACCAACACTTCTACTGTACACTGGCTTCCTGTGTCACACacgg GTCCTGGCATCCCCCTCACCTCTCTGCAGTTACCTTGATGACAACAGTTGCTCCGCCCTTATCATCCTAGGCTTCGTGATGATGTCACCATTAGTCGTGGTTGCCGCGGCGACTTTCTGCAGCCTGCTCAGGAGATTCCACATCCTTCAGCtctttcagccaatcagcacAGCTCAATACAGGGGGCAGGGCTTCACCTGGAGGCGGGATGTCCATGCTTGGGTTTGA